A part of Palaemon carinicauda isolate YSFRI2023 chromosome 8, ASM3689809v2, whole genome shotgun sequence genomic DNA contains:
- the LOC137645247 gene encoding SCAN domain-containing protein 3-like: MHMATLVKDLYASMKARRACRESVYVAATLKHETRKLISSSIWGKDLFPDEVVREVIKNATTVNVGLFQKWGILSKRKSSMAVGSQPKRKTGKSGNILRAVQQHPMAPTTVMLQAGGKKFNPTDHSKHRDASGRREVPLGLNIKGDCKVGEETQVISQIPKTLARRSPELSPVRNSDRPSAKSTAERCVKSLEKIRIKRLKRSKKTIIGPSFIASLTKFAIQLDESTLRDNEAILLAYVRFNSDEGHKEEMLLARSLVTDTKGETIFNEVVTYFQQNNIPLKNIIACATNGAPSMTGRYKGFIAHLKKAVPEIFCIHCVIHRQHLVAKKLSARLHDALTVVIQVFNRIKSNSFRDRLFQELYKQNGEEFERLVLHTELQGKDSDLISSRIAIVAFLRKLQLYKNDIRCRASEQFPCLASVSSDLQDEDLALYGEYMENMRKDMQIQFSDLLMMVIPTWVSIPFKVNVADKDISLQEHLIELQSDEIMRTKFKDGKYNVWKTNDVATKYPLFWDRAQIYVIAFPTSYLVESAFSRVFSTFIKSSQSSINLRDLIE, translated from the exons atgcatatggctaccttagtgaaagatcTTTACGCctctatgaaggctaggagagcatgtagggagtctGTGTACGTGGCCGCAACACTGAAACATGagacaaggaagctgatatcttccagcatctggggtaaagacctcttcccagatgaggtagttagggaagtgattaagaatgccaccacagTGAACGTAGgtcttttccaaaagtggggcatcctttcaaagagaaagtcttccatggctgtgggttcccaacctaaaaggaagacaggaaagtccggaaatatacttcgggctgttcaacaacatcccatggcTCCAACGACCGTAATGCTACAGGCAGGTGGtaaaaaatttaatcctactgatcattcgaagcatagagatgcttctggtaggagggaggttcctttaggatt gaatataaaaggagattgtaaggtcggtgaagagactcaggtaatcagtcagattcccaagacGTTAGCAAGGAGGAgtcctgaactctctccagttcgcaatagtgacagacccagtgctaagagcacagctgaaagatgcgtcaagagtctggagaagatacgcatcaaacgcttgaagagatctaaaaagaccatcATAGGTCCTTCTTTTattgcttctctaacaaag TTTGCCATTCAACTTGATGAATCCACTTTAAGAGATAATGAGGCCATTTTATTAGCATATGTTAGATTTAACAGTGATGAAGGACATAAAGAGGAGATGCTTCTTGCTAGAAGTCTTGTGACAGACACAaaaggtgaaacaatttttaatgaAGTTGTTACTTATTTCCAGCAAAACAATATCCCACTCAAAAATATAATCGCTTGTGCTACTAATGGTGCACCTTCGATGACAGGCAGATACAAAGGCTTTATTGCACATTTAAAAAAAGCTGTCCCAGAAATATTTTGTATTCACTGCGTGATACACCGTCAACACTTAGTTGCAAAGAAATTGAGTGCACGTCTGCATGATGCCCTTACTGTCGTAATACAAGTATTTAACCGTATAAAATCAAATTCTTTCAGAGACCGCCTTTTTCAAGAATTATATAAGCAAAATGGAGAAGAGTTTGAAAGGCTTGTATTACATACAGAG CTCCAAGGAAAAGATTCTGATCTGATATCTAGTAGAATTGCTATTGTTGCTTTTCTGAGGAAACTACAGTTGTATAAAAATGATATCAGGTGTCGTGCATCTGAACAGTTTCCTTGTTTGGCCTCTGTTAGCAGCGATTTGCAAGATGAAGATCTTGCATTATATggtgaatatatggaaaatatgcGTAAAGATATGCAAATTCAGTTTAGTGACCTACTCATGATGGTTATACCGACTTGGGTTTCAATTCCTTTCAAAGTTAATGTTGCCGATAAAGACATATCTTTGCAAGAGCATCTTATCGAATTACAAAGTGATGAAATTATGCGTACAAAATTCAAAGATGGAAAGTACAATGTATGGAAGACAAATGATGTTGCTACAAAGTACCCTTTGTTCTGGGATAGAGCACAGATCTATGTTATAGCTTTTCCAACATCTTATCTTGTTGAATCGGCATTTAGTCGTGTTTTCTCAACTTTTATCAAAAGCTCGCAGAGCAGCATCAACCTCAGGGATCTCATTGAATAA